The DNA segment CGCCCAGTCCTTGATGCGCCATGAAATTCCCCGAGGTCACGGCCAGCGCATGTCGAAACAAGGCTTCAGAATTCTGCCACACTCGCGTTTGTTGATAGGTCCGCGCCCCCAGGACCAGCAACCATCCGCCAAGCAATACACGCCAAAAATAAGAACCTTTGGAACGCCGATTAAAAACAGCCGTCAGTGGCCAGATCAACGCCAGACTCCACCCCAATGACGGCAGATAGGTATAACGATCCGCATGCGCCTGCAGACCCGCTTGAGTCAACCCGCAGACGGGAAAAAGAACGATCAGATACCAGAGCCATCCCGTCGTAAACTCAGGATGTGAACAGTGCGTGTGCCAGGCTAAAACGCTTGATCCGACAAGGACAGCTACGGCCGTGAGCAGAACGCCAAATGACCAGGAATGCATCGGATAAAACATGGCCAAACCAACCGGCCAGAAAAATTGGCGCAGGTAAACCAAATACGAGTGCAGGACATTGGTGAATCGAGTTGGCAAGGGGAGTTCACTTAAGGATTGGATTGCCTGACTTTGATCCTGGGTTCGCCAAGTGAGATAGGCCACCCCACCCACCAGTAGGAAGAAGGGAATTTTTTCCCAGAGCCGCCAACCCAAAACGCGTAATCGAGATGCGGCGTTTGTGGATTGGATCCGTTGTAGTGGCCACCAATCCAGCAGCAGCAACAGTAACGGCCAGGTCACCAGCATGGGTTTACTCATCAAACCGCACGCCAGAAAGCTCAAGGCTGCCGCGTACCAGATTTTTGGTTTGGCGCTCCAATGGGTAAAGGTGGCCGAGGATGAAGGCGCGGGCGATTTGGCTCGAACGTACCCCCAATAAGCGAGCAAAGTTAACAAGCCGAAGAACGCACTCAGGACATCTTTCCGTTCCGAAACCCAGGCAACGGACTCAACATGCAGGGGATGCAGGCCAAACACGGCTGCCGCCACCGCACTGGGCCACAAGGCTCCAGTAAGGACTCGCAGCAATGCGAAACTGAGAAGCACATTCAGCAGGTGCAGCATCAGGCTGGTCACATGGTGACCCGTCGGCTGTAACCCGTAAAACTCCACATCCGTAAAATGGCTAAACCAGGTCAACGGATGCCAA comes from the Verrucomicrobiia bacterium genome and includes:
- a CDS encoding tetratricopeptide repeat protein, with amino-acid sequence MTAKPVFCSIFDRSFWRLSLLLVICVAAAYVPVFQANFVNFDDTRYVYENRLVSNGWTWEGTKWALSTAFMGSWHPLTWFSHFTDVEFYGLQPTGHHVTSLMLHLLNVLLSFALLRVLTGALWPSAVAAAVFGLHPLHVESVAWVSERKDVLSAFFGLLTLLAYWGYVRAKSPAPSSSATFTHWSAKPKIWYAAALSFLACGLMSKPMLVTWPLLLLLLDWWPLQRIQSTNAASRLRVLGWRLWEKIPFFLLVGGVAYLTWRTQDQSQAIQSLSELPLPTRFTNVLHSYLVYLRQFFWPVGLAMFYPMHSWSFGVLLTAVAVLVGSSVLAWHTHCSHPEFTTGWLWYLIVLFPVCGLTQAGLQAHADRYTYLPSLGWSLALIWPLTAVFNRRSKGSYFWRVLLGGWLLVLGARTYQQTRVWQNSEALFRHALAVTSGNFMAHQGLGEELTRVGRDAEAKQEFTTALGLYPKLPSARNNLAVILLREGRYDEALHLLQDVLAETPDLVITHFNLAQTYEKLRQPAQAALEYKLFLTAQPDDAEARAGFAQALNQVVAAPEALEQLQELHRHFPEDSQITLLLAGQAQAEGKFATAVIAYESALALAPESAELHNNLAWVLAACPDAKVRDGARAVQLAERACELTGFQQPLFLGTLAAAYAEAGQFDAAVATAQKTIELATASNQADLVARNTELQKLYRARQPFREPSK